A section of the Leptospira kobayashii genome encodes:
- a CDS encoding PAS domain-containing hybrid sensor histidine kinase/response regulator translates to MAAKKANYLKEEFFDYLKSDPSLFRFILENSLDGIWFTDLEHPGQNWLSDSFWNTLGYDPKSAEENNLQWEDLIFPEDKIKASESYRKYIHQNSFSYEEVLRFKHQTGRTVWLQCRGTVIKNREGKPIRSFGSHVDITTLKENEIISQRNSSRLTSLLNNVGDMIFVLDSNFVFQEFQKQTTDSSFISPDEFTGNSLRSLPFPEGLADKIENCITHTIQTGEKTELDYSIHFAKEERRFHTIISPIYNEFDKVTEVICVARDITQNYKLQKTIEEERGIFINGPTVVFKWKADPGWSMDYISLNVQNLLGYSASDLLGEQNQYMDLIHPNDRERIKLEVKLYIKQKVTYFVQEYRVIKKDGSVITVIDYSTPIYDENDSVKAMFGYVQDISERKIFEEEILRQRNEIRRVYKRLEDTNSVAHIGGWDIDLRTNTLWWSKETKIMYEVDESYIPNLVTAMELIKEGKSREKFLQVYEEAITKGTTYDIEVQLLTLKGREFWARARGNPEFRDGKCIRIHGSIQDINELKLDEINRAITEEQFKKAFESAALGMAIVSLDGRYEEVNQSLCEMFGYSKEEMKNKTFQEITHEDDLKMNLAQLQELLDGKKDNYQVEKRYYRKDGSILYALFSVSIIRSLDGTPHHFVAQIKNITDRVIADQKLSYALGNLQTIMDASTHVSITSTDTSGVFTSFNKGAETLLGYTAEEMIGIQTPVVIHKEEEIIKRSEELSKEIGRPISGFETFVYNARLGQYDSSEWSYVRKDGTSFPVQLIVTAIRDQKGEIIGYLGIASDISQLKETQKQLRKSEERWQFALEGSGDGIWDWDAQTDKVFYSSQWKRMFGYEDNEIGNTLEEWDKRIHPDDKNVCYAKLNQHFNGETPFYSNEHRMLCKDGTYKWVLDRGKVIHWTNDKQPKRVIGTHTDITERKKMEKAVIDARLKAEAANLSKSEFLANMSHEIRTPLNGVIGFSDLLMRTELDETQQQYMQTVYQSATSLLDLINDILDFSKIEAGKMDLHIEKVDIFELAGQIGDMVKYKAHEKGLEILLNIHTNTPRFIWADSVRLRQVMVNLLGNAVKFTHSGEIEIKIECLNPQIDNPVKDFMFSVRDTGIGISASNRQKIFEAFEQEDSSTTRRYGGTGLGLAISNQLLGLMNTKLQLDSEPGMGSCFYFPLKLKSENGELPELNVELKIKKILLVDDNSNNLIILREMLAIKNIDADLATNGIEALEKINRQRDYDVILVDYHMPYMDGLEVIRNIRTKMGLSAEEQSIIFLHSSSNDLEVEKECSRLEVQLRIVKPIKMEQLFASLAKIREKPKRTKGKLTDSPAISKDKRSITVMIVEDNSVNMLLTKTIVKKCLPQSQIVEAENGIEAIDKFKLYLPDLILMDIQMPEMNGYDATVAIRKIPKGENIPILALTAGTVKGEEERCREAGMNDYISKPVVMATIKNKINKWTENWKVK, encoded by the coding sequence ATGGCTGCAAAAAAAGCAAACTATCTGAAAGAAGAGTTTTTTGATTATTTGAAGTCAGATCCTTCCCTTTTCCGCTTTATCTTGGAAAACTCCCTCGATGGAATTTGGTTTACCGACTTGGAACATCCGGGACAAAATTGGCTTTCCGATTCTTTCTGGAATACCCTGGGATATGACCCGAAATCGGCCGAGGAAAACAACCTGCAATGGGAAGATCTTATCTTTCCCGAAGATAAAATAAAAGCCTCGGAAAGTTACAGAAAATATATCCATCAAAATTCTTTCTCCTATGAAGAAGTTTTGCGCTTCAAACACCAAACAGGCAGAACCGTTTGGCTGCAATGCAGAGGAACCGTAATCAAAAATCGGGAAGGCAAACCCATTCGATCCTTTGGAAGTCATGTCGATATCACCACTTTAAAAGAAAATGAAATCATATCTCAAAGAAACTCATCCCGCCTAACTTCTTTATTAAATAATGTGGGAGATATGATTTTTGTTTTGGATTCCAATTTCGTATTCCAGGAATTTCAAAAACAAACAACGGATTCCAGTTTCATTTCACCTGACGAATTTACGGGGAATTCTCTCAGAAGCCTTCCTTTCCCCGAAGGACTTGCCGACAAAATAGAAAATTGCATCACCCACACGATTCAAACGGGAGAAAAAACCGAATTGGATTATTCCATCCATTTTGCGAAAGAAGAAAGAAGATTTCATACGATCATTTCACCGATATACAATGAATTCGATAAAGTAACAGAAGTTATCTGTGTTGCCAGGGATATTACGCAAAACTACAAACTCCAGAAAACCATTGAAGAAGAAAGAGGAATCTTTATCAACGGACCGACCGTAGTATTCAAATGGAAGGCTGATCCCGGTTGGTCTATGGATTATATTTCACTCAATGTCCAGAATCTCCTCGGGTATTCCGCTTCGGATCTTTTGGGTGAACAAAACCAATATATGGATTTGATCCATCCTAACGATAGGGAAAGAATCAAACTGGAGGTTAAACTTTACATTAAACAGAAAGTAACCTATTTTGTTCAAGAATATAGGGTCATAAAAAAAGACGGATCCGTCATAACAGTTATTGATTATTCCACGCCTATTTATGATGAAAACGATTCAGTGAAAGCCATGTTCGGATATGTACAGGACATTTCCGAAAGAAAAATTTTCGAAGAAGAAATTCTGCGACAAAGAAATGAGATACGCCGCGTCTACAAAAGATTGGAAGATACAAATTCTGTTGCTCATATAGGAGGATGGGACATTGACCTCCGAACAAATACATTATGGTGGTCAAAGGAAACCAAAATTATGTATGAGGTGGATGAATCCTATATTCCCAACCTAGTTACCGCAATGGAACTGATTAAAGAAGGCAAGAGCCGAGAAAAATTTCTGCAAGTTTATGAAGAAGCAATTACGAAAGGAACTACTTACGATATCGAAGTTCAACTGTTGACCCTGAAAGGTAGGGAATTTTGGGCCAGGGCCAGGGGAAATCCGGAATTTAGAGACGGCAAATGCATAAGAATCCACGGATCCATCCAGGATATAAACGAACTCAAGTTAGATGAGATAAACCGCGCTATCACGGAAGAACAGTTTAAAAAAGCGTTCGAATCGGCCGCTTTGGGAATGGCGATCGTATCTCTTGATGGAAGATACGAAGAAGTAAACCAAAGTTTGTGCGAAATGTTCGGGTATTCCAAAGAAGAAATGAAAAACAAAACGTTTCAGGAAATCACCCATGAAGATGATTTAAAAATGAATCTCGCCCAGCTACAAGAACTTCTGGATGGAAAAAAAGACAATTACCAAGTGGAAAAAAGGTATTATAGAAAAGACGGATCGATCCTTTATGCATTGTTCAGCGTATCCATAATTCGTTCGTTAGACGGAACTCCCCATCATTTTGTCGCACAGATAAAGAACATTACCGACCGGGTCATTGCGGATCAAAAACTAAGTTACGCACTAGGAAATTTGCAAACCATTATGGATGCAAGCACTCATGTATCCATAACAAGTACGGATACGAGCGGAGTATTTACGAGTTTCAACAAAGGCGCCGAAACATTATTAGGTTATACTGCGGAAGAAATGATCGGAATACAAACTCCCGTAGTGATTCATAAGGAAGAAGAAATCATCAAACGTTCCGAAGAATTAAGCAAAGAAATCGGCAGGCCTATTTCCGGGTTTGAAACGTTCGTATATAATGCAAGGCTCGGGCAATATGATTCCAGTGAATGGTCTTATGTTCGTAAAGACGGAACAAGTTTTCCCGTTCAACTGATCGTTACCGCGATCAGGGATCAAAAAGGAGAAATCATAGGGTATTTGGGAATCGCAAGTGATATTTCCCAATTGAAGGAAACACAAAAACAGCTCAGAAAAAGCGAAGAACGTTGGCAGTTTGCTTTGGAAGGTTCCGGCGACGGAATCTGGGATTGGGACGCGCAAACCGACAAGGTTTTTTATTCCAGCCAATGGAAACGAATGTTCGGTTATGAAGACAATGAAATCGGGAACACACTGGAAGAATGGGACAAACGGATCCATCCTGATGATAAAAATGTTTGTTATGCGAAACTGAACCAACATTTCAACGGAGAAACCCCGTTCTATTCCAACGAACATAGAATGTTATGCAAGGACGGAACTTATAAATGGGTTTTGGACAGAGGCAAGGTAATCCACTGGACCAATGACAAACAACCCAAACGCGTTATCGGAACTCACACCGATATAACAGAACGAAAGAAAATGGAAAAAGCGGTCATCGACGCAAGACTGAAAGCGGAAGCAGCTAACCTGTCTAAGTCGGAATTTCTGGCAAATATGAGTCACGAAATCAGAACTCCTTTGAACGGAGTCATCGGGTTCAGTGATCTCCTTATGAGAACGGAATTGGACGAAACACAGCAACAGTATATGCAGACCGTTTACCAATCCGCAACTTCCCTTCTCGATCTGATCAATGATATATTGGACTTTTCCAAAATCGAAGCGGGAAAGATGGATCTGCACATTGAGAAAGTGGATATCTTCGAACTCGCCGGCCAGATCGGAGACATGGTAAAATACAAAGCTCATGAAAAAGGTTTGGAGATTTTACTCAACATACATACGAACACTCCGCGTTTTATATGGGCGGACTCAGTTCGCCTAAGGCAGGTTATGGTGAATCTGCTCGGAAACGCGGTGAAATTCACCCACTCGGGGGAAATCGAAATCAAAATCGAATGTTTGAATCCGCAGATAGACAATCCGGTGAAAGACTTTATGTTTTCCGTAAGAGATACAGGTATCGGAATTTCAGCATCGAACAGGCAAAAAATATTCGAAGCATTCGAGCAGGAAGATTCTTCCACAACAAGAAGATATGGAGGCACAGGGCTAGGACTCGCCATTTCCAATCAACTTTTGGGGCTGATGAACACCAAACTTCAGTTAGATAGCGAGCCCGGTATGGGAAGCTGTTTCTATTTTCCCTTAAAACTAAAATCGGAAAACGGAGAATTGCCTGAACTGAATGTAGAATTAAAAATCAAAAAAATACTCTTAGTAGATGATAACTCGAACAATTTGATCATTCTTCGCGAAATGCTCGCTATTAAAAACATTGATGCGGATCTCGCCACCAATGGAATCGAAGCTTTGGAAAAGATCAACAGACAAAGAGATTATGATGTGATTCTGGTTGATTATCATATGCCTTATATGGACGGTTTGGAAGTAATCCGAAACATCAGAACCAAGATGGGGCTTTCTGCGGAAGAACAATCGATTATTTTTCTGCATAGTTCGTCGAACGATCTGGAAGTGGAAAAAGAATGTTCCAGGCTGGAAGTTCAATTAAGGATTGTTAAGCCGATTAAGATGGAACAACTGTTTGCAAGCCTTGCAAAAATAAGAGAGAAACCGAAACGAACAAAAGGCAAACTAACGGACTCACCCGCAATTTCCAAAGACAAACGGTCCATTACAGTGATGATCGTGGAAGATAACAGTGTAAATATGTTATTAACAAAAACCATTGTTAAAAAATGTCTTCCTCAGTCTCAAATCGTAGAAGCGGAAAATGGAATAGAGGCCATCGACAAATTCAAACTTTATTTACCTGATCTGATTTTGATGGACATTCAAATGCCAGAGATGAACGGTTATGATGCAACCGTTGCCATACGCAAGATTCCCAAAGGAGAAAACATCCCCATTCTCGCTCTGACTGCAGGGACCGTCAAAGGTGAAGAGGAAAGATGCAGAGAAGCCGGAATGAACGATTATATTTCCAAACCGGTAGTCATGGCGACAATCAAAAACAAAATCAATAAATGGACCGAAAACTGGAAGGTTAAATAA
- a CDS encoding tetratricopeptide repeat protein → MFYNYSLLILLVLGSFAFYPSGLQSQGKRNQGWSVNSGGGALMIQGNEVISSRDGFRFKSPQNLNTSQEIDYYLALGEFYLKRKDKVGIANILYDLRTKKGEYSFADALLTSLWKQAQGEDTQAIKVLDTYIQKEPNTYFRNLAKNMHANLFQGGEDEKKSMLKMDCLKSKPYYALCRVFRLQYYIDLPNGKEKDMHKQYVNIMRVASPFFEDPLLEWIPLLDRIDEDLPAKLAFLGLIREAFYFQNMIMDFERIADGEVSENSIERLSFFQTLGGDYALAEESLLQYLQITKSKKTSYTNRIYLKLGVLAFLQKDYKKSVEYYLKLDLSNWSSNILHPVLNEPITITGAKDLIAVSVWKAQNADNAIRALQKIQDPEKLNEDDIWPKLRLAQIIMDQNPEIASQIADEIIYMAAGKGWRRLEYAATMLQGYNQIYRKEFRKSTIEFTKSRGILDTENSFFSTEFIRNFGFVFAHTASGKRGPLTAHIREGISDYKNSAVYEDLFLIRNYRPVSFSTDQFWDYSVQFLKDESDGWGLLESLYNYELIKRKLNEKGKPQSLFQIQFLESQFKYLSGFHTQRESKFFDSTYVESRQTESMILAKQEEESPAKALETSKNPSIIVLPYKDSIFLFFYNPKESKKNALTWKEIRTSRFDSLEVTESVKDFYYLTKESERHQIYFNEPGLVASRVLKKDFKDKDFFLFYSMIPNSDTAKSLSVVSWNCPFPNPMNGLKTVETSYFEGSRILKEKERAHLWDFEAQSKNSSFRDLAWACKNGVGNFEEVSLNRLSRRIDYRTVPRAIIYSDKVLTRSLQDSYSLHLSWLQFWFRSGVKSVFYKPKWSYSDLPSAAFLLDPTFFREEGVVISQTPH, encoded by the coding sequence ATGTTCTACAATTATTCATTACTTATCCTCTTAGTTTTGGGAAGCTTCGCGTTTTACCCTTCCGGGCTGCAGAGTCAGGGCAAAAGAAACCAGGGTTGGTCCGTAAACTCCGGTGGAGGAGCTCTGATGATTCAGGGAAACGAAGTCATTTCCTCCAGAGACGGATTTCGTTTTAAATCTCCGCAAAATCTGAACACCAGCCAGGAGATTGACTATTATCTGGCGTTAGGCGAATTCTATTTGAAAAGAAAAGACAAAGTGGGAATTGCAAATATCCTTTATGATCTCAGAACCAAAAAAGGAGAATATTCTTTTGCAGACGCACTCCTTACTTCTTTATGGAAACAAGCGCAAGGTGAAGATACTCAAGCGATTAAGGTTCTGGACACATACATTCAAAAAGAACCGAATACCTATTTTAGAAATTTAGCAAAAAATATGCATGCCAATCTTTTCCAGGGAGGAGAAGACGAAAAAAAATCCATGCTTAAGATGGATTGTCTGAAATCGAAACCGTACTACGCACTTTGCCGGGTCTTTCGATTGCAATATTATATCGACTTGCCGAATGGAAAAGAAAAGGACATGCACAAGCAATACGTAAATATAATGCGTGTAGCATCTCCCTTTTTTGAAGACCCATTGCTTGAATGGATTCCTCTTTTGGATCGAATCGACGAAGATCTTCCCGCCAAACTCGCGTTCCTTGGCTTGATTCGCGAAGCTTTTTATTTCCAAAACATGATTATGGATTTCGAGAGGATTGCTGACGGAGAGGTGAGTGAAAATTCGATCGAAAGGCTTTCTTTCTTCCAAACATTGGGAGGGGATTATGCACTTGCGGAAGAATCATTATTACAATATCTGCAAATTACCAAAAGTAAAAAAACTTCTTATACCAATCGAATCTATTTGAAACTGGGAGTGCTTGCTTTCCTTCAGAAAGATTATAAAAAATCGGTAGAGTATTATTTGAAGTTGGATTTGTCGAATTGGTCTTCCAATATCCTACATCCGGTTTTGAACGAGCCGATTACGATTACGGGAGCCAAGGATTTGATTGCTGTCAGTGTGTGGAAGGCACAAAATGCGGATAATGCGATTCGTGCCCTTCAGAAAATCCAAGACCCGGAAAAACTGAATGAAGACGATATTTGGCCGAAGCTTAGATTGGCGCAGATCATAATGGATCAGAATCCGGAGATTGCTTCCCAGATTGCGGATGAAATCATTTATATGGCTGCGGGAAAGGGATGGCGTCGTTTGGAATACGCCGCAACCATGCTGCAAGGTTACAATCAGATATACAGAAAGGAATTTCGCAAGTCCACAATCGAATTTACCAAGAGCAGAGGAATTCTTGACACTGAGAATTCGTTTTTTTCTACCGAGTTCATCCGCAATTTCGGATTCGTTTTCGCTCACACCGCTTCCGGAAAAAGAGGTCCACTAACAGCTCATATACGGGAAGGAATTTCCGATTACAAAAATTCCGCTGTTTATGAGGATTTGTTTTTGATTAGGAACTACAGACCGGTGTCCTTTTCTACGGATCAATTTTGGGATTATTCCGTTCAGTTTTTAAAAGACGAGTCGGACGGTTGGGGACTTTTGGAATCTCTCTACAATTACGAACTCATTAAAAGAAAGTTAAATGAAAAAGGAAAACCGCAGTCTCTTTTTCAGATTCAGTTTCTGGAATCCCAATTCAAATATCTTTCCGGTTTCCATACACAAAGAGAATCTAAATTTTTCGACTCCACGTATGTGGAGAGTAGGCAAACCGAATCCATGATACTTGCAAAACAGGAAGAAGAGTCTCCCGCGAAAGCTTTGGAAACATCTAAAAATCCTTCTATCATTGTTTTGCCTTATAAGGATTCCATTTTCTTGTTTTTTTACAATCCGAAAGAATCAAAGAAAAACGCTCTCACTTGGAAGGAGATAAGAACCTCCCGCTTTGATTCCTTGGAAGTCACCGAGTCCGTTAAGGATTTTTATTATCTTACTAAGGAATCGGAACGCCATCAGATTTATTTCAACGAACCTGGATTAGTTGCATCTCGCGTTTTGAAAAAAGATTTCAAAGATAAGGATTTTTTTCTTTTTTATTCCATGATACCGAATTCGGACACGGCAAAATCTTTATCGGTTGTTAGTTGGAATTGTCCTTTCCCGAATCCGATGAACGGATTGAAAACGGTTGAAACTTCCTACTTTGAAGGGTCCAGAATTTTAAAGGAAAAAGAAAGGGCGCATCTATGGGATTTTGAGGCACAGTCTAAAAACTCTTCGTTTCGGGATTTGGCCTGGGCTTGCAAAAACGGGGTCGGAAATTTCGAAGAGGTGAGTTTGAATCGTCTTTCCAGAAGGATTGATTACCGAACCGTTCCTCGTGCGATCATTTATTCGGATAAAGTGCTTACCAGGTCTTTGCAGGATTCTTATTCATTGCATTTGTCCTGGCTTCAGTTTTGGTTTAGATCCGGGGTAAAATCGGTATTTTATAAACCGAAATGGTCTTATTCCGACCTGCCGAGTGCCGCTTTCCTTCTGGACCCGACTTTCTTTCGGGAAGAAGGGGTAGTTATCTCGCAAACACCTCATTGA
- a CDS encoding family 2A encapsulin nanocompartment shell protein → MAEQLQHSLGDAAARKLANTTKTAPQYSAITPRWLVRLLDWKPLESGTLRVNRVKDNSSVDVLCGQKDEQPLPETFVNYEEKPREYTLSAISTVLDVHTRVSDLFSNPHDQIKEQLRLTIESVKERQELELINNEDYGLLKNVPKSQRIQTRKGAPTPDDLDELIGKVWKEPSFFLAHPLAVAAFGRECTKRGVPPATVSLFGAQFLTWRGLPIIPTDKLLVDGETNPKTTAGKTNILLLRVGEKKQGVVGLYQPGLPGEQTPGLSVRFMGINRSAIGSYLVSLYCSAAVLTDDAIGALENVDVGNYYDYK, encoded by the coding sequence ATGGCAGAACAACTTCAACACTCACTCGGGGATGCCGCCGCACGTAAGCTGGCGAACACAACAAAAACAGCACCGCAATATAGCGCGATTACACCTCGTTGGTTGGTTCGATTATTGGATTGGAAACCGCTTGAGTCGGGAACTCTGCGAGTCAACAGAGTGAAAGACAATTCTTCCGTTGATGTACTTTGCGGACAAAAAGACGAGCAACCGCTTCCTGAGACTTTTGTAAACTACGAAGAAAAACCGAGAGAATATACTCTAAGTGCGATTTCTACCGTACTAGATGTACATACTAGAGTTTCGGATCTTTTCAGCAATCCTCACGACCAAATCAAAGAACAACTTCGTTTGACGATTGAAAGCGTGAAAGAAAGACAAGAACTGGAACTGATCAATAATGAAGACTACGGACTTTTGAAGAATGTTCCCAAATCCCAAAGAATCCAAACACGCAAAGGAGCACCTACTCCTGACGATTTGGATGAGCTTATCGGTAAAGTATGGAAAGAACCTTCTTTCTTTTTAGCTCACCCTCTTGCGGTGGCGGCATTCGGCCGTGAGTGCACAAAGAGAGGAGTTCCACCGGCTACAGTTTCCTTATTCGGAGCGCAATTCCTAACTTGGAGAGGACTTCCTATCATTCCTACCGACAAACTATTGGTAGACGGTGAAACAAATCCTAAAACCACAGCAGGCAAAACAAACATTTTACTACTTCGCGTAGGTGAAAAAAAACAAGGTGTGGTAGGTCTTTACCAACCCGGTTTGCCAGGAGAACAAACTCCCGGACTATCTGTCCGCTTTATGGGGATCAATCGTTCTGCCATCGGATCCTATTTGGTTTCTCTCTATTGTTCAGCTGCAGTTCTGACTGATGATGCGATCGGCGCATTAGAGAATGTGGACGTAGGCAATTATTATGATTACAAATGA
- a CDS encoding ABC-F family ATP-binding cassette domain-containing protein — MLLSLSKLTKIIGEKVLFKNLDFGISELEKVAIVGINGSGKSTLLRAILGKEELDAGNIVANKQLKIAVLEQNPTFDPDEIILDHIYRGGGKMVSLIHDYEAACDALETGTEEAEKNYTRLMQEMDRLQAWDYEAQIKSILSELGVNHLERKMSELSGGMLKKVELAKSLIEESNLLILDEPTNHLDVNSILWLEDYLINCEKAILLITHDRYFLDRVVSKILEIDRGNFFNYEGNYSQYLEKKVEREETLLKQEDKAKQFLKQEIKWLKRQPKARSTKQKARIDRAESLKNREVFELQKELELSVAAKRQGKTILEIHSLQKSFQERAIVKDFTYYFKAKERLGVIGPNGVGKSTLLNLFAGVLQPDSGFIKPGINTKIGYFDQISRELPLDMNVLDYIKKYAGEYITNDEGEKITASKILEQFLFDGKTQHSQIAKLSGGEKRRLYLVQILMCGPNFLILDEPTNDLDIQTLSILEDFLNGFPGTVVTVSHDRYFLDRVAESLLVFKEGGQIDTYIGTFSSFLEKQIDGKEEAPSKTIKAESTIEQKNPSTKKDTKEDKLRKKIEKEIEDLESQKNELSSSLEIHSADHKKLQEIGTEIGKIETQIAKKYEEWENI, encoded by the coding sequence TTGTTACTTTCTCTTTCCAAATTAACTAAAATCATCGGTGAAAAAGTTTTATTCAAAAACTTGGATTTCGGAATTTCCGAATTGGAAAAAGTTGCGATCGTAGGAATCAACGGTTCGGGAAAGTCCACGTTACTTCGCGCGATTCTCGGCAAAGAAGAGTTAGACGCAGGGAACATAGTTGCCAATAAACAACTTAAAATTGCGGTTTTGGAACAAAATCCGACTTTCGACCCGGACGAAATCATTTTGGATCATATCTATCGGGGTGGAGGGAAAATGGTTTCCCTCATTCATGATTATGAAGCGGCTTGCGATGCTTTGGAAACAGGCACGGAAGAAGCCGAAAAAAATTATACCAGACTTATGCAGGAAATGGATCGTTTGCAGGCTTGGGATTACGAAGCCCAGATAAAATCCATATTATCTGAGTTAGGTGTCAATCATTTAGAAAGAAAGATGTCCGAGCTTTCCGGAGGGATGCTGAAAAAAGTAGAACTCGCAAAATCGCTGATAGAAGAAAGCAATCTGTTGATTTTGGACGAGCCTACCAACCATTTGGATGTAAATTCGATCTTATGGCTCGAAGATTATCTGATCAATTGTGAAAAAGCGATTCTACTCATCACTCACGATCGTTATTTTTTAGACAGAGTCGTTTCTAAAATTCTGGAAATCGATCGGGGAAATTTTTTCAATTACGAAGGGAATTACTCTCAATACCTGGAAAAAAAAGTGGAAAGGGAGGAGACTTTACTCAAACAGGAAGACAAGGCGAAACAATTCCTGAAACAGGAAATCAAATGGCTCAAAAGACAACCTAAGGCACGTTCAACGAAACAGAAAGCAAGAATCGATCGTGCGGAATCTTTGAAAAACAGAGAAGTATTCGAACTCCAAAAGGAATTGGAACTGAGTGTCGCCGCCAAAAGACAAGGTAAAACCATTTTGGAAATCCATTCTTTACAGAAGTCCTTTCAAGAAAGAGCGATTGTCAAAGATTTCACTTATTATTTTAAAGCGAAAGAAAGACTGGGAGTCATCGGCCCCAACGGAGTGGGCAAATCCACTTTACTCAATTTGTTTGCAGGAGTATTACAACCCGATTCCGGTTTTATCAAACCGGGTATCAATACCAAAATCGGATACTTCGATCAAATCAGTAGAGAGCTCCCCTTGGATATGAATGTATTGGATTATATTAAAAAGTACGCGGGGGAATACATCACAAATGATGAAGGTGAAAAGATCACCGCTTCGAAAATATTGGAACAGTTTTTGTTTGATGGGAAAACACAACATTCTCAGATCGCCAAACTTTCCGGAGGCGAAAAGAGAAGACTCTATCTGGTTCAGATACTTATGTGCGGTCCGAATTTTTTAATCCTGGATGAACCCACGAACGATTTGGACATCCAAACCCTTTCCATATTGGAAGATTTTTTAAATGGTTTTCCGGGCACTGTCGTTACGGTTTCTCATGACCGTTATTTTCTCGATCGGGTCGCGGAATCTTTGTTAGTTTTTAAAGAGGGTGGCCAAATAGATACTTATATCGGAACCTTCTCTTCCTTTTTGGAAAAGCAGATCGACGGCAAAGAAGAGGCGCCTTCCAAAACGATTAAAGCCGAATCTACGATCGAACAGAAAAATCCAAGCACTAAAAAAGATACAAAGGAAGACAAACTTCGAAAAAAAATCGAAAAGGAAATAGAAGACCTGGAATCCCAAAAAAACGAACTTTCATCCTCGTTGGAAATTCATTCCGCCGACCATAAAAAACTGCAAGAGATCGGCACTGAAATAGGAAAGATAGAAACCCAAATTGCAAAGAAATACGAAGAATGGGAAAACATATAA